From the candidate division KSB1 bacterium genome, one window contains:
- a CDS encoding Na+/H+ antiporter subunit D, with product MNALLVYPILIPFATAIVALFFGKNPRVQRGLHLAGAVALLAAAIRLLVAVGRAGIQATQIGNWPAPFGITLVADLLSAIMVVLAGLMGLAVAVYSLFCIDARREAFGYYPLLQILLMGVCGAFLTGDLFNLYVWFEVLLIASFVLVALGGERPQLEGAIKYVTLNLMSSALFLAAVGILYGVAGTLNLADLARQLSLPDRPGLVPALAMLFLVAFGIKAAVFPLFFWLPASYHTPPLAVSAIFAGLLTKVGVYALIRVFTLLFVQQPGFTHQLILLIAGLTMITGVLGAAAQHEIRRILSFHIISQIGYMIMGLALFTPLALAGTVFYLIHHIIVKTNLFLVAGAVHHLRGSYELKQLGGLYRAAPGLAILFLIPALSLAGVPPLSGFWAKFVLVKAGLQSQEYLIVFTALAVSLLTVFSMMKIWAAAFWQEEEPVQAGQAASTAGDRSYRGLLIPVTALAVLTVMIGLLAEPVFALAERAAGQLLNPAEYIETVLGAD from the coding sequence ATGAATGCTTTGCTGGTTTATCCCATTTTGATTCCCTTCGCCACCGCGATCGTCGCGCTGTTTTTTGGGAAAAACCCCCGCGTGCAGCGCGGCTTGCACCTCGCCGGTGCGGTGGCCTTGCTGGCGGCTGCCATCCGGCTGCTGGTGGCGGTTGGGCGTGCCGGCATTCAAGCCACACAAATCGGCAACTGGCCCGCGCCTTTTGGCATCACCCTGGTCGCCGATTTGCTCAGCGCCATCATGGTTGTGCTCGCCGGCTTGATGGGACTGGCGGTGGCCGTCTACTCCCTGTTCTGCATCGACGCCCGCCGTGAAGCGTTCGGTTATTATCCCCTGCTGCAAATTTTACTGATGGGCGTGTGTGGCGCGTTTCTCACCGGCGACCTCTTCAATCTCTATGTTTGGTTCGAAGTCCTGTTGATTGCCTCATTCGTGCTGGTGGCGCTGGGCGGCGAGCGGCCCCAGCTCGAGGGGGCGATCAAATATGTCACCCTCAACTTGATGTCCTCCGCCCTGTTTCTTGCGGCGGTCGGCATACTCTACGGTGTGGCCGGCACCCTGAATCTGGCCGATCTCGCGCGCCAGTTGAGCCTGCCCGACCGGCCCGGGCTGGTGCCGGCACTGGCCATGTTGTTTCTGGTGGCCTTCGGCATCAAGGCGGCGGTGTTTCCGCTGTTTTTCTGGCTGCCGGCGTCCTATCACACGCCGCCGCTTGCGGTGTCGGCGATCTTCGCCGGCCTGCTCACCAAAGTCGGCGTGTATGCCCTGATTCGCGTGTTCACGCTGTTGTTCGTGCAGCAGCCCGGCTTCACCCATCAACTCATTTTGCTGATCGCGGGCCTGACCATGATCACCGGCGTGCTGGGTGCCGCGGCACAACATGAAATCCGCCGCATTCTTTCCTTTCACATCATCAGCCAGATCGGCTACATGATTATGGGACTGGCACTGTTCACGCCCCTGGCGCTGGCGGGAACGGTCTTTTATTTGATCCATCACATCATCGTCAAGACCAACTTGTTTCTGGTGGCCGGCGCCGTGCATCATCTGCGCGGCAGCTACGAGCTTAAGCAATTGGGCGGCCTCTACCGCGCCGCGCCCGGCCTGGCAATTCTGTTTTTGATCCCGGCCTTGTCGCTGGCAGGTGTGCCCCCTCTTTCCGGATTCTGGGCGAAATTCGTGCTGGTGAAAGCAGGATTGCAATCGCAAGAATATCTTATCGTTTTCACTGCATTGGCGGTGAGCCTGCTGACGGTGTTTTCCATGATGAAGATTTGGGCTGCTGCTTTTTGGCAAGAGGAGGAGCCGGTGCAAGCCGGGCAGGCCGCAAGCACGGCAGGCGACCGCAGCTATCGCGGGCTGTTGATACCGGTGACGGCGCTCGCGGTGTTGACGGTGATGATTGGGCTGCTGGCCGAGCCGGTGTTTGCGCTGGCCGAACGCGCGGCCGGGCAATTGCTCAATCCCGCGGAATACATTGAAACGGTTTTGGGAGCAGACTGA
- a CDS encoding Na+/H+ antiporter subunit B, whose protein sequence is MIMPSLILSVAVRSLLPLLLLFSVFLLIRGHNEPGGGFVGGLVAAAAFALYAIAEGIAKVRQALRVDPRTLIGAGLVVALGSGLLSLLQGRPFMTGLWYQQPVPVLGKVGTPVLFDLGVYLVVVGIILTIILNLAEE, encoded by the coding sequence ATGATCATGCCTTCATTGATTCTGTCTGTGGCCGTGCGTTCCCTGCTGCCGTTGCTGCTGTTGTTCTCCGTCTTCCTGCTCATTCGTGGACACAACGAGCCGGGTGGCGGTTTTGTGGGCGGTTTGGTGGCAGCCGCCGCATTTGCGCTCTACGCCATCGCCGAGGGCATCGCCAAAGTGCGCCAGGCCCTGCGCGTCGATCCGCGCACATTGATCGGCGCGGGCCTGGTGGTGGCGCTGGGCAGCGGCCTGCTTTCCCTGCTGCAGGGACGGCCGTTCATGACCGGGCTTTGGTACCAACAGCCCGTGCCGGTTCTGGGAAAAGTCGGCACGCCGGTTTTGTTCGATCTCGGCGTTTATCTGGTGGTGGTGGGCATCATCCTGACCATCATCCTCAACCTGGCGGAGGAGTGA
- a CDS encoding cation:proton antiporter → MNLQSIIFLFIMPVLGLAIVLAFIRLLAGPSLPDRVVALDLITTIGIGIIAAYGVGAGQPVYLDVAIVVALLSFVGILAFAAYVERRRSEDGRSV, encoded by the coding sequence ATGAATTTGCAGTCAATCATCTTCCTGTTCATCATGCCGGTGCTTGGCCTGGCGATCGTGCTGGCTTTCATTCGCCTGCTGGCCGGCCCGAGCCTGCCCGACCGCGTGGTCGCCCTCGATTTGATCACCACCATCGGCATCGGCATCATCGCGGCTTATGGCGTGGGCGCCGGGCAGCCGGTGTATCTCGACGTGGCGATCGTCGTGGCCTTGCTGTCCTTCGTGGGCATACTCGCATTTGCGGCATATGTGGAAAGGAGGCGATCCGAGGATGGCAGATCTGTTTAG
- a CDS encoding calcium/sodium antiporter: MSMMVLLLFVLGLVLLIVGAEALVKGSSRLAAALGISPLVIGLTVVAYGTGSAELAVSIHAGLSGQADLALGNVVGSNIFNVLFLLGLAAIITPLVVSQQLIRYEVPLMIAVSLLVLLLALDGRLSRLDGLLLFSINVVYVVWAIRQSRREKQPVKEEYERQYGARSRSPQWLVNLALIIAGLGLLVLGSRWLVEGAVVVAQALGLSELIIGLTIIAAGTSLPEVATSIIASLRRERDIAVGNVVGSNIFNLLAVLGLASLFAPHGVKVPPAALRFDIPVMMAVAFACLPVFFTGFRIGRREGALLFACYLAYTLYLILDATGHDRVEAFSLILFKYVTPLVALTLILLAAHAWHRRQHGPAEGV; the protein is encoded by the coding sequence ATGAGCATGATGGTTTTGCTGCTGTTCGTCCTGGGTTTGGTTCTGTTGATCGTCGGTGCCGAGGCCCTGGTAAAAGGCTCTTCGCGCTTGGCAGCGGCGCTGGGCATTTCGCCGCTGGTGATCGGACTGACGGTGGTGGCCTACGGCACCGGTTCTGCGGAACTGGCGGTGAGCATCCACGCCGGCTTGAGCGGACAGGCGGATCTCGCGCTGGGCAACGTGGTTGGCAGCAATATTTTCAACGTGCTGTTCCTTCTCGGCCTCGCCGCCATCATCACGCCGCTGGTGGTGTCGCAGCAGCTCATTCGCTATGAAGTGCCGCTGATGATCGCAGTTTCCTTGCTGGTGTTGTTGCTGGCGCTGGACGGCAGACTGAGCCGCCTGGACGGGCTGCTGCTGTTTTCAATCAATGTCGTTTATGTTGTCTGGGCGATCCGCCAGAGTCGCCGGGAGAAGCAGCCGGTCAAAGAGGAATATGAACGGCAGTACGGCGCGCGCAGCCGTTCCCCGCAATGGTTGGTGAATCTCGCCCTGATCATTGCCGGCCTGGGCCTGCTGGTGCTGGGCTCGCGCTGGCTGGTCGAGGGCGCGGTTGTCGTGGCGCAGGCGCTGGGTTTGAGCGAGCTGATCATCGGCCTCACGATCATTGCGGCCGGCACCTCCCTGCCGGAGGTGGCGACCTCGATCATTGCCAGCCTGCGCAGAGAGCGCGATATCGCGGTCGGCAATGTGGTGGGCAGCAACATTTTCAACCTTCTCGCCGTGCTCGGGCTGGCCAGCCTGTTCGCGCCGCACGGGGTGAAAGTCCCACCGGCGGCGTTGCGGTTCGATATTCCGGTGATGATGGCAGTGGCATTCGCCTGCCTGCCGGTCTTCTTCACCGGCTTCCGCATCGGCCGCCGCGAGGGTGCGCTGCTCTTTGCTTGTTATCTGGCCTACACGCTGTATTTGATCCTGGATGCCACCGGCCATGATCGGGTCGAGGCATTCAGTCTGATTCTGTTCAAATACGTAACGCCCCTGGTCGCGCTCACGTTGATCCTGCTGGCGGCTCATGCCTGGCACCGGCGGCAGCACGGCCCGGCAGAAGGCGTTTGA
- a CDS encoding Na+/H+ antiporter subunit C codes for METVLAVVIGGLYAAGLYLMLRRSLVKLILGLAILGHAANLLVFTVGRLTPGRPPIVLPGALTPDKPFADPLPQALILTAIVIGFGVQAFALVLLKRAYQTVGSDDLDEMKATDT; via the coding sequence ATGGAGACCGTCCTGGCTGTGGTGATTGGCGGGTTGTATGCCGCCGGCTTGTATTTGATGCTGCGGCGCAGCCTCGTCAAGCTCATTCTCGGCCTCGCCATTCTCGGTCACGCCGCCAATCTGCTGGTGTTTACGGTGGGCCGCCTCACCCCAGGCCGGCCGCCCATCGTGTTGCCCGGAGCCCTGACCCCCGACAAGCCGTTTGCGGATCCACTGCCGCAGGCCCTGATTTTGACTGCCATCGTCATCGGTTTTGGCGTGCAAGCCTTCGCCCTGGTGCTGCTCAAACGCGCTTATCAAACCGTGGGCAGCGATGATTTGGACGAAATGAAAGCGACCGACACCTGA
- the mnhG gene encoding monovalent cation/H(+) antiporter subunit G, with the protein MADLFSLMLMLTGAVFMLLAAVGVLRMPDLYLRMSAISKAATLGVICVLLGAALHFADFAISARIIAIVVFLILTAPVAAHKIGRAAYLAGPGLWRGTRWDELKGRYDHEQQQLASVTCDRQEAAGSAPPGDSPPAA; encoded by the coding sequence ATGGCAGATCTGTTTAGTTTGATGCTCATGCTCACCGGTGCGGTTTTCATGCTGCTCGCCGCGGTCGGCGTTCTGCGCATGCCCGACCTCTATTTGCGCATGTCCGCCATCTCCAAAGCAGCCACGCTGGGTGTCATTTGCGTGCTGCTGGGAGCAGCCCTGCACTTCGCTGATTTTGCCATCAGCGCGCGCATCATCGCCATCGTCGTCTTTTTGATCCTGACCGCACCGGTGGCGGCGCATAAAATCGGCCGGGCCGCCTATCTCGCCGGCCCCGGCCTGTGGCGGGGAACCCGCTGGGATGAACTGAAAGGCCGCTATGATCATGAGCAGCAGCAGCTCGCCAGTGTGACGTGTGACCGGCAGGAGGCGGCAGGCTCTGCCCCGCCCGGCGATTCACCGCCGGCAGCCTGA
- a CDS encoding Na+/H+ antiporter subunit E encodes MLLLNVFLALVWVALTGGWSPVNFFFGFGLGYLLLWLGRGHLGAEQYFVKVPRVLGLLLFFIWKVVVANVRVAISMLSPLRRLQPGIVAIPLEVKTDAEITLLANLITLTPGTMSLDVSSDRRVLYVHAMHLKDPEQFRRDTKQGFERRIREVFG; translated from the coding sequence ATGCTGCTGCTCAATGTCTTTTTGGCGCTCGTTTGGGTCGCGCTGACCGGCGGCTGGAGCCCGGTCAATTTCTTCTTCGGCTTCGGCCTGGGCTATTTGCTGCTCTGGCTGGGGCGCGGCCATTTGGGCGCCGAACAGTATTTCGTGAAAGTGCCGCGCGTGCTCGGATTGTTGCTCTTTTTTATCTGGAAGGTGGTCGTCGCCAACGTCCGGGTTGCGATCAGCATGCTGTCGCCGCTGCGGCGCCTGCAGCCCGGCATCGTAGCGATCCCCCTGGAGGTCAAAACCGATGCGGAAATCACGCTGCTGGCGAATTTGATCACGCTGACGCCGGGCACCATGAGCCTGGATGTTTCCTCCGATCGGCGCGTGCTTTACGTGCACGCCATGCACCTGAAAGATCCTGAACAGTTCCGGCGGGACACCAAGCAGGGCTTTGAACGGCGTATTCGGGAGGTGTTCGGATGA